A single window of Sphaerodactylus townsendi isolate TG3544 linkage group LG03, MPM_Stown_v2.3, whole genome shotgun sequence DNA harbors:
- the RNF222 gene encoding RING finger protein 222 has protein sequence MSEGKAKKEAPAAASAECPVCYETFQSPAVSRRTLSCGHIFCHDCLVKCFLASQADGRYHNSLVCPICRFITLLCRKRTCWPSKPDPSAQSLELPLSPSLLSCGVPLGSANTLVVPGHFLMSLHGYNGYQSMCGCPNMNSMVLPPGLEREPSIFVISQCGMPLIEENCTPTAPDSRVEVPISVESQSSLGVGCFRSPIMMAIFLISAVALLGAVLPWLLLVKKNE, from the coding sequence ATGTCGGAGGGCAAAGCAAAGAAGGAAGCTCCTGCTGCTGCCTCAGCTGAATGCCCTGTATGTTATGAGACATTTCAGTCTCCGGCCGTATCGCGTCGGACACTGAGCTGCGGGCACATCTTTTGCCATGACTGTTTGGTCAAGTGTTTTCTAGCCTCCCAGGCCGATGGTCGGTACCATAACAGCCTTGTGTGCCCCATCTGTCGCTTTATCACTTTGCTCTGCCGAAAGAGGACCTGCTGGCCTTCGAAGCCAGACCCAAGTGCTCAGTCACTAGAGTTGCCACTGTCGCCCTCTTTATTATCCTGTGGAGTACCTTTGGGGTCTGCAAATACTTTGGTGGTGCCTGGCCATTTCCTGATGTCATTGCATGGTTATAATGGATACCAGAGCATGTGTGGCTGCCCTAATATGAACTCGATGGTGCTTCCTCCTGGCTTGGAGCGGGAACCCAGCATTTTCGTTATCAGTCAATGTGGAATGCCATTGATTGAAGAGAACTGTACTCCTACGGCTCCAGACAGCAGGGTGGAAGTTCCGATATCAGTGGAGTCCCAGAGTTCTCTAGGGGTGGGCTGCTTCCGCTCACCCATCATGATGGCAATTTTCCTTATCTCTGCGGTTGCTCTGTTGGGGGCAGTGCTTCCCTGGCTGTTGCTTGTGAAGAAGAATGAATGA